The window ACATGGGAACGAAAATTAGAAATGATCGAAGCACGCTATTGGAAGCAATTTGGTGCAATGGAATCCGCGATTAATAAAGCAAATCAACAATCATCAATGTTCATGCAAGGCTAATAATTAATAGGTGGCTTAAAAATGGAACAACAACTTTTACAAGTTTCAGCGAAACTTTATCAGCATTTGACGACATTACCTACAGATGAGCAGCGAGATGAGTACATTGAGAAAATTCACCAATTGTTGGATGAACGTGGTATACTAATCGAGAAAATGCAAAATGATGGATTCCAAATGGACTTAGAAAACAAGTCTCATACGATGTTAGCTGAACTCGATAAAGGAATTCGTGAACGTTTAGCGAAAGTCATGAAGTCCGTGCAAGCAGACTTAAAGGATTTACAAAATGCGAAGAAAAATGAACAGCACTATATGAATCCTTATGCAAACGTTCAAGTTATGGATGGACGTTACTATGATAAAAAGAACTAATAAATAGCTTTAAAGGGAGTGTAATTTTTGACTGCACAAACCGATGCTTTTAACGCATACAAACAAAACAGCGTAACAACAGCGTCACCGGGTGAATTAACATTAATGTTGTATAATGGGTGTTTAA is drawn from Solibacillus sp. R5-41 and contains these coding sequences:
- a CDS encoding flagellar protein FliT, producing MEQQLLQVSAKLYQHLTTLPTDEQRDEYIEKIHQLLDERGILIEKMQNDGFQMDLENKSHTMLAELDKGIRERLAKVMKSVQADLKDLQNAKKNEQHYMNPYANVQVMDGRYYDKKN